The sequence CCGACCAGCTTGTGTGTTCGCCAATCACCAGCGTTAAACTGCCAGATGCCACAGGCCTGGAAAGCTGGACCGTCGCCGCAGGGAATCCACCCGGCGCCAGCATCAACGCACAAACCGGGCAGGTGACCGGTCTTGCCACGGGTGTCTACCGGTTCATACTGACCATTGGCGGTGGCTGTGTCGATACCGTCGTGGTCGACCGCCGCCCGCCGGCCACGGCTACGGTTTCCAACGCGACGCCCTGTACGGGAGAGTCAGTAACGCTGACCGCAGGGGCGGCTGGCACGCAGGCAACGTACCTGTGGACGGGCCCCGCCAGTTATTCGGCCAGCGGGCCGGTTGTGGTGCTGCCCGCCGTCACCAGCGCCCAAACCGGCAGCTACACGCTGAAACTAACGGACGCCGGTTGCGTATCCACTACCGCGCTTACCCTATCCGTCAATAGCCCACCCCAGCTGACCACGCAGGTCGGCTCCTGTTCCGCAACGACGAATCAGTATAGCGTACGAGGTAGCCTGACGGTTACGAATCCCGGTGGCGCCACGGTGATCATTACCGACACGGATGGCATGCGTAGCGTCAGTCTGGTGGTCATTCCTACCCAGGCGACAACGCCCTATGCGCTGACGGGATTGATCAGTAACGGGGTGTCGCACACCGTCACGGCCACGTACGGCCCCGCCTATTGTGTGCCTACCAGCCAGACCTACGTGGCGCCCGTGTCGTGCTCCTGCGTGGTGTCGGCGGCAATCACGTCGGCTGCCTGCCAGCCGAACGGCACCTACACCAACCTGACGGACGATTACATTCAGCCCGTTGTGCTGGCCAATAGCACACAGCCGGGGGCTGCGGGGCGCTTTGCGGTAATCCTCAATGCCAATGCTGACGGAACGGGCGGCACCGTGCTAAACGTGGGCGGCACGCCCTACGGACAGGCTGTTTCTGTGGGCACCCCCGGTCAATTTCCAGCCGATAACGTGTCGATGTATCGATTGACCATTCGGGATGTGTCGACCCCTGCCTGCCTGACTACGGTGCTGACGCCCACGGTACCCGCCTGTTCAAGCTGTGCGCCGCCCGCCTGCGTGGTGCCTAAACTGGAGCGCCAGGCGGTTCGGCCGTGAGTTAATCAATGAGTCAGAGTGCTTCGACTACCGCCCGCACGACCTTCGCCGAGTTGCTGGCGGCGGTGCTCAGAAAAGCCAGCAGATCGATAACTGCGTGGCTGTCGGCCCGGTCGCTGAGGCTACGAATCACTAGACAGGGAATGCCCTGCTGATAGCAGACCTGCGCCACGGCGGCGCCTTCCATCTCGATGGCGTCGGCCTCGTATTCGGCCCGAATGGCTTCCGCCCGTGGGGCTGAGTGAATGAATTCGTCGCCGGTCAGAATGCGCCCCACGATGGCTTTGGGTGGTCGTTCACTGCCGGGGATCATGGCCAGGTCGAGCGATTGAGTGGCCTGCTCGGCCAGGCTGAGTAGGGTAGGGTCGGCGGGGAAGTAGAGTGGGTTCAGCGTAAACGATACCGGGTGCATGCTCTGCCGCGTCGGCTCCATCGTCAGCGTGACCGACCGAACGTCGTGGTAGCCCACCTCGCCGCCAATCACAATATCGCCGGGTTGCAGATCGTGCCGAACGCCACCCGCGATGCCCGTGAAAATGACCTGCCTGGGTTGAAAGTGCGCCATCACCAGCGCCGTTGTCAGGGCAGCGTTGGTCTTGCCAATGCCCGTCAGGGTGACCACCACGCGCTGTTGCCCCAACTGCCCCGTTACAAACCGATGTCCGTTCAGTGTTTGTGCGGTCGCCCCGTCGAGCGAGGCTTCGATGAGTTTAACTTCCTCGCCAAAGGCCCCTAATAAGGCAATATAAGGCTGTAGCGATGATTGTGGTAGAGTCTGTGCTTGCATGGCGCGAAGTTACGTTGGCAACTTTTAGCTACCTTGCAAAAGGCGCATGCCTACCTTCCTCAGTGTAACCGAACAACATTTTTGTGCCTTCTTCACCGTCAACCAATCCCCTAAAAACACCGTCAACCGCCGCTCCCCTTCCTCCTGATGCCGCCCCACCCTGGTTGCCAGACCTGATTCGGCTCGTTCCGATGGGTGTGGTCGTCACCACAAGCGTGCGTAATGAGTCGGGAGAAATCGTCGATTTTGAAGTGATCTGGTTCAACCAGAAAGCGGTCGAGATCGGCACGTCCAACAGCCCGGTCTATCAGTTGGGGGCTCGGATCATGACCCTGGTGCCTGCCTTGCGGCAGTCGCACCTGCCCCGCCTTCGTGCCTTGGTGGAGAACCAAGAGGCATTTACGGAAGCCTACGAATCAACGGCACATCGCCACTTCCGGAATACCTATGTGCCCTTCAACGATGGGTATGTCCTGTATTTCGACGAAAACACCGCCCTGACGACGGCCACCCTGCTCCAGCGTATCCTGGATAGCACCCCGGCCGCCATCATGTTTTTCAAAGCCATCCGGGAGGGCGGCACCATCGTCGATTTTGAGTGGATAACCGTCAACCGCCGGGCCGTGGAGATAACCGGTCTGTCGGCCGATCAACTGTTGCATCGCCGGCTGCTGGACGTACATCCGCACAACCGGGCATTGGGCTTATTCGACGCCTACGTGACGGTGGTCGAAACGGGCGAACCCTACCAGACCGAAACGAACTACGCACGGGATGGGGTGAATGGCTGGTTTACCGTAGCGGCGATCCGCCACGACGACGGCATCATCCTGCACACGCTCGATATCACCACCCGTAAGCAGTCGGAACTGGCCGTTGAGGAGCAATCAAAAAGGCTCCAGCAGATGAACCGCGAATTGCGGCAGATGAACGAAAACCTGCAGCAGTTTGCCTATTCGTCGAGCCACGATTTGCAGGAGCCGCTGCGCAAGATCCAGACCTTTGCCGATCTGTTGCGGACCAACTACGCCCCGCAGTTAGGCGAGGGCGCCGATCTCGTCAACCGCATGCATAGCTCCGCCGAGCGGATATCGGTACTGATTCGGGATTTGCTGATGTTTTCGCGGCTGGGGGTGTTGTCCAACGATTTCAGAGCCGTCGATCTGAATACGACTGTGCAGGAGGTGATCAGCCTTCGGCAGCAGCAGATCGATCAGGCCGGGGCCATTCTCTGCGTCGCGCCGCTGCCGACCATCCACGGCAACAAGGTACAACTAGTGCAGTTGATCGATTGCTTGCTGTCCAATGCGCTCAAATACCAGCCCGAAGGGCAGCGCCCGCAGATCGACATTACGTCGCAACCGGCTGGGTACATAAGCCCGGCGATAGACGATTCGCCCGCACCCCGGCGGGCCTACTGCCAGCTCACGGTAACCGACAACGGCATCGGTTTCGACCCCAAACATACCGAGCGCATCTTCCAGATGTTTCAGCGCCTGCACAGCCGCAACAGCCCGTACGGTGGCACGGGTATCGGGCTGGCCGTAGCGCGTCGGATCGTGGAAAATCATGGCGGCTTCATCACGGCTCAGGTCCGGACCGATGCGCCGGGTTCCGTCTTTACTGTCTACCTGCCCGTGGTTGATTAAGCCGCCGGTTTGGCTGCTGCCTCATCGAGCCATACCCGCGCGTTGGGGTGCGTCTGTATGATGCTGGCAGGCACCTGCTCGGTAACGGGGCCGTGGAGTGCTGCCTGCATGATCGTAGCCTTGCGCGGTCCGCTGGCCATCAGCATCACTTCGCGAGCGTCGGTGAGGTGTCGCAGGCCGAGCGTAATGCCCTGCGTGAGTGGCGTTGCCTGCGTAAAGTATTTCTGCCCCACGCTGATCGTGCTTTCGGCCAGTTGGGAGACATGGCAGCGGAGCGTAAACGACGTACCTGGCTCGTTGAGGGCAATATGCCCGTTGACGCCAATCCCCACCAGCAGGAAATCGAGCCCCCCCGCGTCGGCAATGATACGGTCGATCCGGTGGCACTCGGCCTGCAAATCGTCGGCTTTGGCATCGAAATAGGCAATCTGTTCGGGCCGAATCCGGGCGGGCGTAAACAAGTCTTTGTAGAGGTAATAGGCACAACTGCCCACGTCGGCGGGACCAAAACCAACCCATTCGTCGAGCCCGACAAACAGGCAGTGGTTCAGATCGAGCTCGCCAGCCTGTGCCATCGCGTTCAACTGCTGAAAGGTGCCAATCGGCGTGTCGCCGGAGGCCAGGCAAAGCACGGCATTGGGTTTCTGCCGGATGAGGTGGGCAATGTGGTGGGCAGCCTGTTGCGACAGCGCTGCATAATCGGGGAAAACGCGTACGTCCATACGTACCCAAAGCAATCGCTACTTACTTTTTCCTGATGGACCTAAACGCAACGTACCCAGTAACCGATGACGACCGTCATCGGTTACTGGGTACGTTGCGTGGTAATAGACCTTATAGGTTTCAAAAACCTATAAGGTCTAAAATGGACGATTACTGAACCTGTTGTTTGATCAGGTTCAGGGCCGAGCCGGCTTTGAACCACTCGATTTGCCCCTGGTTGTAGGTATGGTTCACGGGGAACTCATCGCTCGTACCATCGGCATGGTGCAACACCACCGTCAGCGGCTGGCCGGGCGCGAAGGTCGTCAGCCCCTTGATGTCGATGCTGTCGTCTTCCTGCACTTTCTCGTAATCGGCCGGATTCACAAACGTCAGCGCCAGCATACCCTGCTTCTTGAGGTTCGTTTCGTGGATACGGGCAAATGACCGCACCAGAATCGCCCGAACGCCCAGGAAACGGGGCTCCATCGCCGCGTGTTCGCGGGATGAGCCTTCACCGTAGTTTTCGTCGCCAACCACTACCGAACCGATGCCGGCGGCTTTGTAGGCGCGCTGTACCGCCGGTACTTCGCCATATTCACCGGTGAGTTGGTTCTTCACCGAGTTGGTTTTCTCGTTGTAGAAGTTCACCGCCCCAATGAGCATGTTGTTCGAAATGTTGTCGAGGTGACCACGGTATTTCAGCCACGGCCCCGCCATCGAAATGTGGTCGGTCGTACACTTGCCTTTCGCTTTGATCAGCAGTTTCAGACCGCTCAGGTCGGTGCCTTCCCAGGCCGGGAACGACTCCAGCAGTTGCAGCCGATCCGAGGTGGGCGATACCAATACCTGAACTCCCGACCCGTCGGCGGCAGGCGCCTGATAACCCGCGTCTTCAACGGCATAGCCCTTGATGGGTTGCTCGATGCCTTCCGGCTCGTCGAGTTTTACCTGCTCACCGGCTTCGTTGGTCAGCGTGTCGGTCATGGGGTTGAACGTCAGGCTACCGGCAATGGCGAAGGCCGTCACGATTTCGGGCGAGGCCACGAAGGCGTGCGTGCTGGCGTTGCCGTCGTTCCGCTTCGCGAAGTTCCGGTTAAACGACGTGATGATTGAGTTCTGACGGGTGGGGTCGTCCATGTGCCGCGCCCACTGCCCGATGCAGGGACCGCAGGCGTTGGCCAGTACCACGCCGCCCATGTTTTCGAACGTACCCAGCAGGCCATCGCGCTCGGCCGTGTACCGCACCAGTTCCGAACCGGGCGTTACGGTGAATTCCGACTGCACTTTCAGGTTTTTGCTAACCGCCTGCTCGGCTATCGACGCTGAGCGGGTAAGGTCTTCGTAGCTTGAGTTGGTGCACGAGCCGATCAGACCCACGTCGAGCTTCTCGGGCCAGTTGTTTTCCTTCACCGCTTTGGCGAAGTTCGACAGCGGCCAGGCCAGATCGGGCGTAAACGGACCGTTGATGTGTGGTTCCAGCGTGTCCAGGTCGATCTCGATCAGTTGATCGTAATACGTAGCCGGGTCGGCGTACACCTCGTCATCAGAGCGCAGGTCTTGCTTCACGGCTTCGGCCGCGTCGGCAATATCGGCGCGGTTGGTGGCGCGGAGGTAGTTGGCCATCTTCTCATCATAGGCGAAAATCGACGTGGTCGCGCCAATTTCTGCCCCCATGTTGCAGATCGTGCCTTTGCCTGTTGCCGAGAGGCTTTCGGCGCCGTCGCCAAAATACTCAACGATGCAGCCCGTACCGCCTTTAACGGTCAGGATGCCCGCCACGCGCAGAATTACGTCTTTGGCCGATGCCCAGCCGCTCAGTTTGCCCGTCAGCTTCACGCCGATCAGTTTGGGCATTTTCAGCTCCCAGGGCAGGCCTGCCATCACGTCGCAGGCGTCGGCACCACCCACCCCGATGGCGATCATGCCAAGGCCACCCGCGTTGGGCGTGTGTGAGTCAGTCCCGATCATCATGCCGCCGGGGAAGGCGTAGTTTTCGATCACCACCTGGTGGATGATCCCGGCACCCGGCTTCCAGAAACCGATGCCATATTTATTGGAGATCGACGCCAGAAAGTCGTAGACCTCTTTGTTTTTGTCGTTGGCGGTAGCCAAATCCTGATCGGCCCCAACTTTAGCCTGGATAAGGTGATCGCAGTGTACGGTTGAGGGTACGGCTACCTGCGGGCGACCCGCCTGCATGAATTGCAGCAGGGCCATCTGAGCGGTAGCATCCTGCATGGCTACCCGGTCGGGGGCGAAATCGACATAGGCCTTGCCCCGCTCAAACGCCTGTGACGCAGCGCCGGCAGAAAGGTGGGCATATAAAATTTTCTCCGACAATGTCAGCGGGCGACCAACGACCTGCCGGGCGGCCTCAACGCGCTCGCCCAAGCCGGCATATACGCGCTGAATCATGTCTACATCAAAAGCCATAAAGAGCAAAAGATAAACGGGTGAATGAAAGAGACTCTGTTATAAAAACAACCGCCGAGTAGCGGGGCTGGTTCACGGGCGTAAAATTAGGGGAAATAAGGAGACGGTAGAAAATACGAAAGGAGGCGGAGGCAAGGAGATCGGAATTTCGCGGGCAACGTACCTGCGCCAAGTTCCTGATTCCTGGCTTCCGCCTCCTGTTCTGCCGGTCTGCCGTTACTTCTTCTTTTCCATATAATCGACCGTGAGGTAGCAGAGCGAACGTACCCCAAGGTTAAAACAGCTTTCGTCGATCTGGAAATCAGGGGTGTGGTGCGGGGCGGCGTCTTCCACCCGCTTGCCTTTGGTCATGCCGCCCAGGAAATAAAAGAAGCCGGGCACTTTCTGCTGGTAAAACGAGAAATCTTCGGCACCGGTCTGAGCAGGGGTCAGTTTGATGTTGTCTTTCCCCGCCAGTCCTTCCAGCGTCGGCACCATCCGGTCGGTGAGGGCCGGGTCGTTGTAGGTGACCGGGTACATAATATCGATCTTCACGTCGGCTTTGGCTCCGGCACTCTCGGCAATGTTGGTTGCTATTTCGTTGATGCGGCGGTGAACCAGCTGCTGCGCCTCGGGGCTAAACGTGCGGATGGTGCCGATCATGCTGGCGTCTTCGGGGATGATGTTCTGCCGAATACCGCCGTGCAGCGCGCCCACCGTCACGACGGCGGCGTTGTCGGTCAGCACCACGTTCCGGCTGACGATCGTTTGCAGCCCCATTACCACCTGCGCAGCTGTCACGATCGGGTCCACACCCGACCAGGGGGCGGCGCCGTGCGTCTGTTTACCCCGAATCTTGATGGCGTACTGATCAACGGCGGCCATCGTGGCGCCGGGCCGGTACTTGATCGTACCCACTTCGGTCTGCGAGTTGATGTGCAACCCGAAAATGGCGTCGACCTTGGGGTTTTCCAGCACGCCTTCTTTGACCATGAGCTGAGCACCGCCCTCTTCACCAACGGGCGCCCCTTCTTCGGCAGGCTGGAAGATGAACTTCACTGTGCCTTTCAACTCACTTTTCATCCCGGCGAGTACTTCGGCCGCGCCCATCAGCATGGCTACGTGTGTATCGTGCCCACAGGCATGCATCACGCCCGTTTGCTGGCTATTAAATTCGGTCTTAACCGTCGACTTGAAGGGCAGATCGACGCGCTCGGTCACGGGCAGACCGTCCATGTCGGCGCGTAGGGCCACCACCGGTCCGGGTTTGCCGCCGCGAAGGATGCCCACCACGCCGGTTTTGGCAACGCCGGTTTGCACTTCGATGCCCAAGGCGTGGAGGTGAGCGGCAATTTTACCCGCCGTGCGGTTTTCACGGTTGCCTAGTTCGGGATTTTGGTGGAAATCGCGCCGCCACGTAACCACTTTCGCCTCAACGGCTGTGCTGGCTTTGTCGATTTGGGCTTTCAGCGCGGCGGGCGCTTGACCGATGGCCGATGAGCCGGTCAACAGACCAAGACCCAAGGTGCTAAGTAGTGCGTACTGGTTGTAGTTCATAAGAAGTCGATCATCATGTACGGAGAGGAAGTGGCCAAGTTAAGGGTTAATCGGCAACATACAGAACAGGCACTTTTATAGAAATAAGTTTATGGTTTAGTGACATAGGTATTTATGTGCAGGTTGTTAAGTAAAATTCCAGCAATACTATAAAAGGTGGACAGTGCTGAAATGCCAAATATAAATTGGGTAATGATGGATTGTGCATACTATTATAATGATTACACCTGTATATAAGAAATATTGCACTGAAACAGGTCGGAGTAAGACATTAAAAAGAAATAAAAATAGTTGGGTTAGTATCGCTACTACTTTTGTAAGTGCAGTTTATCTTCGTTGTCATAATTACTCACTTTATTAATCAATACTAGTTTCAGTTCATCATGAGAAAACTTCTATTAGGAAGTTGGTTACTACTGCTGCTCTTTTGCCTGCCTGCGCTGGCCCAAGACGTAGCCGTGAGTGGCCGGGTCACTTCATCAGACGACGGCTCTTCCCTGCCTGGGGTGAGCGTACAAGTAAAAGGTACTACCCGCGGAACCGTGACAGACGCTTCGGGGAATTATCGCATCAGCGTGCCGGCCAACGGTCGGCTGGTATTCAGCTTTATTGGCTACATCCGGCAGGAAGTAGCGGTTGCCCGTCAAACGGCAATCAACGTGACGTTGCAGTCTGATGCCACTAACCTGAGCGAGGTGGTAGTCACGGGTTATGGCGGAACAGTCAACCGCCGGGAGTTTACAGGGGCTAGTTCGAAAGTAAGCGGCAAAGACATCAGCAACCTCCCGGTTGGTAGCTTCGATAAGGCGCTGGCCGGCCGGGCAGCAGGTGTGCAGGTGACGTCGGCCAATGGGGTGCCGGGTGGTGCTATTCAGGTACGTATCCGGGGCATCGGTTCAATCTCGGCCGGTAACGACCCGCTATATGTTGTCGACGGTGTGCAATTGAACTCAACAAACAACTCGTCATTTACGAGCAGCAACCCGCTAGCGTTCCTGAACCCGAACGACATTGAAAGTATCGAGATTTTGAAAGACGCTGCGGCGGCTTCAATCTATGGTTCACAGGCGGCTAATGGGGTCGTGCTCGTGACGACCAAACGTGGGAAGGCTGGGAAGACCCAGATTTCGCTGAACTATTATAAAGGTATCTCAGACCCCATCAAGAAACTTGACGTCCTGAATACGCAGGAATGGATCAAGTTACGGACTGAAAACCTAGTCAATGCTGGTACAGCGGCCGATGCAGCCCGGTCATCGGTACTTTCGACCCTGCGCCTGCCCACTACGCTGACTGACGCTGAGATTGCGGCGCTGCCTACCTACGACTGGCAGGATGCTGTTTACAAGCGTGGTAATACCGATAACTACGAACTGAGCCTGAACGGCGGCAACGAGAAGACTCGTTTTTTCGTGTCGGGGTCATATTATTCGCAGGCGGCTAATATCATTAACATCGACTTCCTGCGGGGTACGTTGAACACAACCCTTTCGCATCAGATCAATAACAAGGTGTCGATTGAGCAAACCCTTAAGTTGAGCACGATCTCGTCGCGCGGACAGTTTGGTTCGCCAAACGGTGGTTCGTTCCTAGGTGCTGCTGCGTTCTCGTCGCCGCTGATTCTGCCCAGTGTCCCTATTTACAATGCTGATAATTCGTATTACGGTACACCGGCCTTGGGTGGGATCCCGGGCATCCTGAACCAGAACATCGTACAGGTCAGTGAACTGAACGACATTCGGGCCAACATCAACCAGTTTGTAGGTAGCCTTGCGCTGAACTATAAGGTAACGGATGACCTGGTAATTCGCCCGTTTCTGAGTCTGGACTACCGCTCAATTCGCGGTCGTAGCTTCAGCGACCCGCGCACTGCCGACGGTTTCAACGTGCGTGGCCGGATTCAGGATCAGTTGAACGAGAATAAAAACTTCCTGACCAACGTAACGGCCAACTACAACAAAACGTTTGCCGCCAAACATACGGTAGGTGTGTTGTTAGGGGCTGAGTATCGGTCAGATATCAACGAGAACCTCTCGACCAACGCTACGAACGTACCCACGCCTGATTTCAAATACGCCAGCGCAGCAGCGTTGCCGCAAACGATTGGCGGGTCATGGAGCGGTTACCGCAAAGGGTCTGTATTCGGAAACATCAAATACAACTTCAACAAGAAGTATGACTTGAGTCTGATTGGCCGGCTTGATGGCTCTAGCCGATTCGGCACTAACAATCGCTTTGGCTTCTTCCCGTCGGTATCGGCGGCATGGCTGGTGACGGAAGAAGACTTCCTGAAAGGCAACCGGTACGTAAGCGACCTGAAACTGCGGGCATCATTCGGTACGACGGGTAATGACCAATTGGGTTCGTTGTTCGGGGCTGCCAACTTCCCGGGTCTGGGTCTGGTTAGCCCTGGTTTCGACTATAACGGAGCAGCCGGGTTTGCCCCAACCCAGTTGTCGAATCCTGATTTGAAGTGGGAAACCAACCAGACAATCAACCTGGGTTTGGACTTTGGCTTTGTGAATAACCGTATTACGGGTTCAGTCGACGTATTCCAGCGTACCAGTAAAGATCTGCTACTGCCCTTCAACCTGCCGTTTACCAGTGGGTATAGCACGATCGCGCGGAACGCTGGTGAAGTACAGAACCGGGGTATCGAGTTGGAAATCAACACGGTCAACATAAAAGCGGGGTCGTTCCAGTGGCGGTCGGCTTTCAACATCACCTCGATTCAGAACAAGGTGACGAAGCTGTATCCGGGTATCGTGCCGTTGAATAACCCCGACAGCGCCGTTGTCCTGAGTTACACGGACTTCTACGGGGTTGGCCGCACAGCCATTCTGAATCGTCCGCTGCTCCCCAACTACACGACGGATTATGCTGGCGTAAACCCGGCTACTGGCCGTGCCATGTGGTATGACTACGCAGGTAACCTGACGTACCGCCCTATCACACCGCGCGATCAGAAATACTTCGGTTCGGAGCAGCCTAAATTCTACGGCGGCTTCAACAATACGTTTACGTATGGTGGCTTGTCGCTCGACCTGCTGTTCCAGTACGATTATGGTCGGCGGTCGTTTAACTCGCAAACGTCGTTCCTGGCCGAAAACGCAGGTCGTAACTTCAACGCCTTGCAATATACATATGACCGCCGCTGGCAGAATCCCGGCGACATCACCGACGTACCCCGTGCTTTTAACGCCAATGCTGAAGCAAACAGTATCAGTAACCTGAGCGGAACCCGTACGTTGGAAGATGCCTCGTACCTGCGCCTGAAGCAAGTGACGCTGAATTACGAAATTCCGGCTGCGATCAGCCGCAAAATCGGTGCGTCAAAAGCACGAGTATACGTGCAGGGTGCCAACCTGATTACCTGGACCAACTGGTCGAGCTATGACCCCGAGTTCCTGAACTTCGGTAACGGTAACAGTGGGCTGGTTCCTAACTCGAAAACGTATCAGGCGGGTATCAACTTAACGTTCTAATTTTTAGACTTTCAGCTTTCAAACGCTATGCGTACATATAAATTCATCCTGTCGACGAGTCTGCTGGCAGCAAGTGTACTGGCTGTTACGGCTTGTAAAGACAGCGCGCTTCTTGACGTGAAGCCCCGGTCGGCTGCTGATTTGGCAACGGCGCTGACTACACCAGAGGGTCTTGATGCTGCCGTTAATGGTATTTATGAACGGCTCCAATCGACGATTCTGTATGGCCGTGATTTTCTGGCTGTTTCAGAAGCGTTGAGCGACAATGCTCAATTTACGAATAAATCGGGTCGTTTAGTCAACGAAAACCGGAACGTAGCGGGCGCGACGTTTGGCAACTGGGCCACTTCATATTTTGCTATCAACCAGGCCAACCTGATTCTTGATAACATCAGCACGCTGACGTTTGCCGCCGCCGACACGGCGCGGAGAAACAGTTCACAAGGACAGGCCTATTTCCTGCGGGCGTTGTTATACCATGACTTAATGCGGGCTTACGCATACGAGCCGGGTGTAGAGGTGCCTGCACAAAATCGGGGTGGCGTACCGTTGCTGCTCACTGGTGTTGCCGATCAGAGTAAAATCACGCTGCCTGAACGCCCGGCTATTGCCGACGTATACAAGCAGATATATACCGATCTGCAAAGTGCGATCAGCACATTCGCTAAAACAAACGCCTCAGCCCCAGCCTATGGCAACCGTCAGGCGGCGCAGGCGCTATTCTCGCGGGTTGCCTTGTACAACAAGGATTACACTACGGCGGTGAAATATGCAACAGATGCCATCGCCGGCTCAATTAAGCTGTCTGACAATTCATCGTACGTTAGTGGCTGGCGTGCACCGCGCCACCCTGAATCCCTATTTGAGATTCAGTATACCACTCCTGAGAACATTGGTGTGAATACGTCGCTGCAAACGACATACACCACGCTGGTGCGGCTAGGCGATCGTGGAACAACGGGCGGCTTCGGTGACTTGGTGCCGACAACCGCGTTCATTGCTGACCTTGAAGCCGAGAAAAGCGCAACGGGCGCCGTACTCGATATTCGTCGTCAACTGTATGAACTGGGAACGACTGGCCGGGGGACTGCCTTTATCGAAACAACCAAGTTTCTGGGCAAGAATGGCACGATTAATCTCGATAACGTACCGGTGATTCGGATCTCGGAAGTGTACTTGAACCGGGCCGAAGCCAACTACTTCCTGGGTAATACAGCCGACGCGCTTGCAGACCTGAACGTGATTCGGGTACGTTCAGGGTTACCGGCTTTCCCGGCTACTATAACGGGAGCACCGTTACTGGCTGAGATCTACCGGCAGGCCCGTCTCGAATTTGGTTTCGAAGGTCATCGCTGGTTTGACTTGAAGCGTACAGGCCAAAATGTGGTGAAAGCAGCTGCTCAAGGTAGCGGTCTAGCTTACACTGACTTCCGCATACTGGCTCCCATTCCGGTCAACGAACTGTCGACGAACAAGAACATCCGGCAGAACTTCGGCTACTAAGACTTGATAACCACCGCTGTTAACGGATGGCGGTGGTTACCCAAACTCATATCATCAATGAAAAGAATCATCAGTTTCGCGTTGAGCGCCGTAGCCCTTCTAGGCGTCTACGCCTGCAACAACGATCTCAACAAAGTTTTTGACCCCCAAACACCACTGGTTGAGTTTCAGCCTGCTGTGGTCAACGCGGCTAGTGCCGGCCGGACGTACCCATTGCTTTCAGTGACCAATAGCGTGACAGCCGGTAACTCAGTTACCGTACAAGTTAACCTGCTGGGTCGTAAACCCGGTAGCGATGTGCCCGTTCGAGTATTGGTGGATCCGTCTACGACAGCCGCCGCATCGAGCTACACACTGTCAAATGGTGGGGTGGCCACTTTTTCGACA comes from Fibrella aestuarina BUZ 2 and encodes:
- a CDS encoding amidohydrolase — translated: MNYNQYALLSTLGLGLLTGSSAIGQAPAALKAQIDKASTAVEAKVVTWRRDFHQNPELGNRENRTAGKIAAHLHALGIEVQTGVAKTGVVGILRGGKPGPVVALRADMDGLPVTERVDLPFKSTVKTEFNSQQTGVMHACGHDTHVAMLMGAAEVLAGMKSELKGTVKFIFQPAEEGAPVGEEGGAQLMVKEGVLENPKVDAIFGLHINSQTEVGTIKYRPGATMAAVDQYAIKIRGKQTHGAAPWSGVDPIVTAAQVVMGLQTIVSRNVVLTDNAAVVTVGALHGGIRQNIIPEDASMIGTIRTFSPEAQQLVHRRINEIATNIAESAGAKADVKIDIMYPVTYNDPALTDRMVPTLEGLAGKDNIKLTPAQTGAEDFSFYQQKVPGFFYFLGGMTKGKRVEDAAPHHTPDFQIDESCFNLGVRSLCYLTVDYMEKKK
- a CDS encoding sensor histidine kinase translates to MPSSPSTNPLKTPSTAAPLPPDAAPPWLPDLIRLVPMGVVVTTSVRNESGEIVDFEVIWFNQKAVEIGTSNSPVYQLGARIMTLVPALRQSHLPRLRALVENQEAFTEAYESTAHRHFRNTYVPFNDGYVLYFDENTALTTATLLQRILDSTPAAIMFFKAIREGGTIVDFEWITVNRRAVEITGLSADQLLHRRLLDVHPHNRALGLFDAYVTVVETGEPYQTETNYARDGVNGWFTVAAIRHDDGIILHTLDITTRKQSELAVEEQSKRLQQMNRELRQMNENLQQFAYSSSHDLQEPLRKIQTFADLLRTNYAPQLGEGADLVNRMHSSAERISVLIRDLLMFSRLGVLSNDFRAVDLNTTVQEVISLRQQQIDQAGAILCVAPLPTIHGNKVQLVQLIDCLLSNALKYQPEGQRPQIDITSQPAGYISPAIDDSPAPRRAYCQLTVTDNGIGFDPKHTERIFQMFQRLHSRNSPYGGTGIGLAVARRIVENHGGFITAQVRTDAPGSVFTVYLPVVD
- a CDS encoding 5'-methylthioadenosine/adenosylhomocysteine nucleosidase, with translation MQAQTLPQSSLQPYIALLGAFGEEVKLIEASLDGATAQTLNGHRFVTGQLGQQRVVVTLTGIGKTNAALTTALVMAHFQPRQVIFTGIAGGVRHDLQPGDIVIGGEVGYHDVRSVTLTMEPTRQSMHPVSFTLNPLYFPADPTLLSLAEQATQSLDLAMIPGSERPPKAIVGRILTGDEFIHSAPRAEAIRAEYEADAIEMEGAAVAQVCYQQGIPCLVIRSLSDRADSHAVIDLLAFLSTAASNSAKVVRAVVEAL
- a CDS encoding glucosamine-6-phosphate deaminase; this encodes MDVRVFPDYAALSQQAAHHIAHLIRQKPNAVLCLASGDTPIGTFQQLNAMAQAGELDLNHCLFVGLDEWVGFGPADVGSCAYYLYKDLFTPARIRPEQIAYFDAKADDLQAECHRIDRIIADAGGLDFLLVGIGVNGHIALNEPGTSFTLRCHVSQLAESTISVGQKYFTQATPLTQGITLGLRHLTDAREVMLMASGPRKATIMQAALHGPVTEQVPASIIQTHPNARVWLDEAAAKPAA
- a CDS encoding aconitate hydratase — protein: MAFDVDMIQRVYAGLGERVEAARQVVGRPLTLSEKILYAHLSAGAASQAFERGKAYVDFAPDRVAMQDATAQMALLQFMQAGRPQVAVPSTVHCDHLIQAKVGADQDLATANDKNKEVYDFLASISNKYGIGFWKPGAGIIHQVVIENYAFPGGMMIGTDSHTPNAGGLGMIAIGVGGADACDVMAGLPWELKMPKLIGVKLTGKLSGWASAKDVILRVAGILTVKGGTGCIVEYFGDGAESLSATGKGTICNMGAEIGATTSIFAYDEKMANYLRATNRADIADAAEAVKQDLRSDDEVYADPATYYDQLIEIDLDTLEPHINGPFTPDLAWPLSNFAKAVKENNWPEKLDVGLIGSCTNSSYEDLTRSASIAEQAVSKNLKVQSEFTVTPGSELVRYTAERDGLLGTFENMGGVVLANACGPCIGQWARHMDDPTRQNSIITSFNRNFAKRNDGNASTHAFVASPEIVTAFAIAGSLTFNPMTDTLTNEAGEQVKLDEPEGIEQPIKGYAVEDAGYQAPAADGSGVQVLVSPTSDRLQLLESFPAWEGTDLSGLKLLIKAKGKCTTDHISMAGPWLKYRGHLDNISNNMLIGAVNFYNEKTNSVKNQLTGEYGEVPAVQRAYKAAGIGSVVVGDENYGEGSSREHAAMEPRFLGVRAILVRSFARIHETNLKKQGMLALTFVNPADYEKVQEDDSIDIKGLTTFAPGQPLTVVLHHADGTSDEFPVNHTYNQGQIEWFKAGSALNLIKQQVQ